Proteins co-encoded in one Cyanobacteriota bacterium genomic window:
- the pflA gene encoding pyruvate formate-lyase-activating protein: MPNITGRIHSLESCGTVDGPGLRFVVFTQGCPLRCLYCHNPDCRNYHEGREVTVEEIMAEIRKYRSFLRHGGVTISGGEPLMQPTFVAEILRQCQAMGLHTALDTSGYVVLEAAKPVVAHTDLVLLDIKSYDPDRYRQVTSVSLEPTLTFARYLADIHKPTWIRFVLVPGLTDPESNVTGLADFVATLPNVERVEVLPFHKMGEYKWEQLGLPYTLHDTQPPTPEQVAAVKQIFADRGLVAV, translated from the coding sequence ATGCCTAACATCACTGGACGCATCCATTCCTTAGAAAGCTGTGGCACCGTTGATGGGCCAGGACTCCGATTTGTGGTGTTCACCCAGGGGTGCCCTCTCCGCTGTTTGTATTGCCATAACCCCGACTGTCGCAACTACCACGAGGGGCGCGAGGTGACCGTTGAGGAAATCATGGCGGAAATTCGCAAGTATCGGAGTTTTTTGCGCCACGGAGGAGTCACCATCAGCGGTGGAGAGCCATTAATGCAGCCCACCTTTGTAGCAGAGATTTTGCGCCAGTGTCAGGCTATGGGGTTGCACACAGCCTTGGATACTTCTGGGTATGTAGTGCTAGAAGCAGCTAAGCCAGTGGTAGCCCATACAGATTTGGTGCTGTTGGATATTAAATCCTATGACCCCGATCGCTATCGACAGGTGACTAGCGTTTCCCTAGAGCCAACCTTGACCTTTGCCCGCTACCTTGCTGATATCCACAAACCCACATGGATCCGGTTTGTGTTAGTGCCGGGGTTAACCGATCCAGAAAGCAACGTGACTGGACTAGCGGATTTTGTAGCAACCTTGCCCAATGTAGAACGGGTAGAGGTGCTGCCCTTTCACAAGATGGGGGAATACAAGTGGGAGCAGTTGGGCTTGCCCTACACCCTCCACGATACTCAACCCCCTACCCCTGAGCAGGTAGCCGCTGTCAAGCAAATCTTTGCTGATCGCGGCCTTGTTGCTGTCTAG
- a CDS encoding pentapeptide repeat-containing protein, whose product MTTSATQREIRDRYAAGERNFAHIHLAGEDLSYADLRGVNLQGANLRGCDLSFADLEASDLTGADLRGCLLFSTNLRGATLDGALFTRADFDSYTRFPEGFDPTAHDMTQDA is encoded by the coding sequence ATGACAACATCGGCAACCCAGAGAGAAATTCGCGATCGCTATGCAGCAGGAGAGCGCAATTTTGCTCATATCCACCTAGCGGGAGAAGATCTAAGCTATGCCGATTTGCGGGGGGTGAACCTCCAGGGGGCGAACCTGCGAGGCTGTGACCTTAGCTTTGCTGACCTAGAAGCCTCAGACCTAACAGGAGCCGACCTGCGGGGGTGCCTTCTGTTTAGCACCAATCTCCGTGGGGCTACCCTTGATGGTGCCCTGTTTACCCGTGCTGACTTTGACAGCTACACTCGCTTTCCCGAAGGCTTTGACCCCACCGCCCACGACATGACTCAAGATGCCTAA
- a CDS encoding 2-hydroxyacid dehydrogenase, whose translation MDVAVFSAKSYDRQMLAAVNAEQSYGHQLVFLEPSLNQSTAPLAAGFPAVCLFVNDAADAAALDILAANGTKLIALRCAGFNNVDLKAAAELGMTVVRVPAYSPYAVAEFAVGMILTLNRKFHKAYNRVREGNFSLEGLMGFELHDRTVGIVGTGKIGMIFAKLMRGFGCVVLGYDRYPNPQFETLGAARYVDLPELLANSDIISLHCPLTPETYHLIDAEAIAQMKPGVMLINTSRGALIDTEAVIDGLKSRHIGALGLDVYEQEADLFFEDLSNTIIQDDVFERLLMFPNVLATGHQAFFTEDALTNIAQTTLANITAIEQGRPCANEVRAEELVVSKP comes from the coding sequence ATGGATGTTGCTGTGTTTAGTGCCAAGTCCTACGATCGGCAAATGCTTGCTGCGGTCAATGCTGAGCAGAGCTATGGTCACCAGTTGGTGTTTTTAGAGCCGAGTTTGAACCAGAGCACTGCACCCTTAGCTGCTGGGTTTCCGGCTGTTTGTCTCTTTGTGAATGATGCGGCAGATGCGGCTGCGCTGGATATTCTAGCTGCCAATGGCACTAAGCTCATTGCTTTGCGCTGCGCTGGGTTTAACAATGTAGACCTAAAGGCAGCAGCAGAGCTAGGAATGACCGTTGTCCGGGTGCCTGCCTATTCTCCCTATGCTGTGGCAGAGTTTGCCGTGGGCATGATTTTGACTCTCAACCGCAAGTTTCACAAGGCCTACAACCGGGTGCGAGAGGGCAACTTCTCTCTAGAGGGGTTGATGGGGTTTGAACTGCACGATCGCACAGTGGGCATTGTGGGCACAGGTAAAATCGGCATGATCTTCGCCAAGCTGATGCGGGGGTTTGGCTGTGTGGTGTTGGGCTACGATCGCTACCCCAATCCTCAGTTTGAAACCTTGGGTGCGGCTCGGTATGTGGATTTACCGGAATTACTCGCCAATTCTGACATCATCTCGCTGCACTGTCCCCTGACCCCAGAAACCTACCACCTGATTGATGCAGAGGCGATCGCCCAGATGAAACCAGGGGTGATGCTGATCAATACCAGTCGGGGTGCCCTGATTGATACTGAGGCTGTGATTGATGGCTTGAAATCTCGCCACATTGGTGCTTTAGGGCTGGATGTGTACGAACAGGAAGCAGACCTGTTTTTTGAGGATTTATCGAACACAATCATCCAAGATGATGTATTTGAACGGTTGCTGATGTTCCCCAATGTGCTAGCTACCGGACATCAGGCATTTTTCACCGAAGATGCCCTGACCAACATTGCCCAGACTACCCTGGCCAACATCACCGCGATCGAGCAGGGTCGGCCCTGTGCCAATGAGGTGCGAGCAGAGGAGTTGGTGGTTTCCAAGCCCTGA